In Brassica napus cultivar Da-Ae unplaced genomic scaffold, Da-Ae ScsIHWf_208;HRSCAF=366, whole genome shotgun sequence, a single genomic region encodes these proteins:
- the LOC106378806 gene encoding WUSCHEL-related homeobox 4-like — MKVHEFSNGFSSWEQQQESPSSFSCKRFRPLAPKLSGSPSSPPSSSSGVTSATFDLKSFIKPDQAAPTKSHYSLEHKRDFSQVEMHPGGTRWNPTQEQIKILEILYKGGMRTPNAQQIEHITSQLGKYGKIEGKNVFYWFQNHKARERQKQKRNNLSLSCQGSLSTTSVSNASVTMKTRTSSSPDFKREPMVMKELLEENEYKRTCRSWGFENLKIESRRNINSSINATIATTFNIDNVTLELFPLHPEGR, encoded by the exons atgAAGGTTCATGAGTTTTCCAATGGGTTTTCGTCTTGGGAGCAGCAACAAGAGTCGCCATCATCCTTTAGCTGCAAACGCTTCCGTCCTCTGGCCCCTAAGCTCTCCGGCAGCCCTTCCTcccctccttcttcttcctcgggcGTCACTTCCGCTACTTTCGATCTCAAGAGCTTCATTAAACCCGATCAAGCCGCTCCAACAAAATCTCACTACTCTCTTGAACACAAACGAGACTTTTCTCAA GTGGAGATGCACCCGGGAGGGACAAGGTGGAACCCAACTCAAGAACAGATAAAAATACTTGAGATCTTGTACAAAGGTGGAATGCGGACTCCTAACGCGCAACAGATCGAGCACATAACTTCTCAACTCGGTAAATACGGAAAAATCGAAGGGAAGAATGTGTTCTACTGGTTTCAGAACCACAAAGCGCGGGAGAGACAGAAGCAGAAGAGGAACAACCTCAGCTTAAGTTGCCAAGGCAGCCTCAGTACTACTAGTGTCTCTAATGCAAGTGTAACAATGAAGACAAGAACATCGTCTTCACCTGACTTCAAG AGAGAACCAATGGTGATGAAGGAGTTACTTGAAGAGAATGAGTACAAGAGGACATGTAGGAGCTGGGGATTTGAGAACTTGAAGATAGAGAGCAGAAGAAACATAAATAGTAGTATAAATGCTACAATAGCAACTACTTTTAATATTGACAATGTAACTCTTGAGCTTTTTCCTTTGCACCCTGAAGGAAGGTGA